The Nocardia sp. NBC_00508 nucleotide sequence TCAGCGCGCCGGTGTCCTCCAGCAGCACCACCGGAAGCTCGGGGCTGCGCGAATTGCGGATGAACCGCCACCAGCTCGCGTCGCCCTTGAGCGGCTTGGACTCCCGGACCGCCGTCGTGAAGCTGTAGATCTCCAGCCCGATCGCGATCAGCAGGATCACGATCGCCACGATCGGTGAACTGAGCTCCTCTGGATGCTGGATCTTGTGGATGCCTTCGTAGCTGGCATATCCGGAGCCGAGGGTGAACAGCACCAGCGCCACGATGAACGAATAGAAGTAGCGGTTGCGCGCGTACCCGAACGGGTGCAGCTCGGTTGCTTCCTTCGCGGCGCGACGCTGCCCGAGCAGCAGCAATCCCTGATTACCGGTATCGGCCACAGAGTGCACGGCCTCGGCGAGCATGGATCCCGAGCCGGTGATCGCCGCACCGACGAACTTCGCCGCGGCGATTCCCGCATTCGCGGTCAACGCCGCGATGATCGCCTTCTTGCCACCGCCAGCCGACATGGCAGCATGTCCTCTCTGTCATCGAGCTATCCGCGAACAGCCTAACGGGCGCAGTCGGACGTAGTTCGGCGTCAGCCCGCACAGCCGGAGCGGAGGCGGACGGCCATCCCGGACAGGTCAGGCGGTCGCCCCGACACACGCACAGAACAGCTGCACGTTGCCGCCCACCGCCTGGGCTCGAATGTCGGTGTCCGCGGCGGAAATCCAGGCCGCGCCGCCGCGGGTGAGCTCCAACGCGGAGTCGTCCTGGAACAGCCGCACTGTTCCCGCGGTGCACAGCACGATCCCCGGCCCCGCCGCGGTCAGCGGCACCCGCGCCGAGCCCGCGACGAGGTCGAAGCGCCGCAGCGCGAATTCCGGCGCGGGCGTGCGATAGCGCACCGACCCGCCGCTCGCCGGTTCCGGCAGCACGACGGGCAGGCTGATCGGCTCGAAGTCCAGCACCCGCAACAGCTCCGGCACGTCGACGTGCTTCGGGGTGAGGCCGCCGCGCAGCACGTTGTCGGAGTTGGCCATGATCTCCACCCCCAGCCCGCGCAGGTAGGCGTGCAGATTCCCGGCCGCGAGGAACAATCCCTGACCCGGCTCCAGGGTGACCCGGTTCAGCAGCAGCGCCGCGAGGACACCCGCGTCGCCGGGATAGGCCTCGGCGAGTTCGAGCGTGGTGCGGGCCTCGGCGGTGAACTCGCGCGCGCCCTTGCCGGACAGATACCGCACGCAGCCGTCCAGCACCGCGGGCAACAGCGTGGCCAGCACGTGCTGCGGCAGCGTGATCCAGGTGGTGAACAAGGTGCGCAGACCCGCCGAATCCGGTTGGGCGGCAAGTAGCTCGGCGTAGGAGCTGAGCGCGTCCACCGCCAGCGCGCGAAGCACCGCCACCGTGCGGTGCGGGTCGCGGAAACCCGCCAGCGCCTCGAACCGATCCAGCGCGACGACCAACTCGGGTTTGTGGTTCTCGTCGCGGTAGTTGCGCAGCGGCGAGTCGAATGGCACCTTGGACCGATTCTCCCGGTCGAAACCGGCCTTGGCCTGCGCCATGCTCGGATGGGCCTGGAGCGACAGCGGCTCCTCCGCGGCGAGGACCTTGAGCAGGAAGGGCAGCTTGCCGCCGAATTCCACTGCGGCGGCGCCCAATTCCCGATCCGGATCGGCGG carries:
- the manA gene encoding mannose-6-phosphate isomerase, class I, which encodes MHELVGALRSYAWGSRTALAQLCGRPVPSAHPEAELWFGAHPADPAYVRLGDRSTSLLELVAADPDRELGAAAVEFGGKLPFLLKVLAAEEPLSLQAHPSMAQAKAGFDRENRSKVPFDSPLRNYRDENHKPELVVALDRFEALAGFRDPHRTVAVLRALAVDALSSYAELLAAQPDSAGLRTLFTTWITLPQHVLATLLPAVLDGCVRYLSGKGAREFTAEARTTLELAEAYPGDAGVLAALLLNRVTLEPGQGLFLAAGNLHAYLRGLGVEIMANSDNVLRGGLTPKHVDVPELLRVLDFEPISLPVVLPEPASGGSVRYRTPAPEFALRRFDLVAGSARVPLTAAGPGIVLCTAGTVRLFQDDSALELTRGGAAWISAADTDIRAQAVGGNVQLFCACVGATA
- a CDS encoding cation diffusion facilitator family transporter — protein: MSAGGGKKAIIAALTANAGIAAAKFVGAAITGSGSMLAEAVHSVADTGNQGLLLLGQRRAAKEATELHPFGYARNRYFYSFIVALVLFTLGSGYASYEGIHKIQHPEELSSPIVAIVILLIAIGLEIYSFTTAVRESKPLKGDASWWRFIRNSRSPELPVVLLEDTGALIGLLLALAGVGLTMLTGDPVWDGLGTLAIGALLGVIAIVLIVEMQSLLIGEGATPDENRLIHANLVDDTRIDRVIHLKTQYLGPEELLVAAKVGVVPGLDVAAIATAIDDAESRVRAAVPAARVIYLEPDLYRTEAVQG